In a single window of the Oenanthe melanoleuca isolate GR-GAL-2019-014 chromosome 28, OMel1.0, whole genome shotgun sequence genome:
- the SBNO2 gene encoding protein strawberry notch homolog 2 isoform X1 has protein sequence MPSAHPAMDGGNSFPQHQQPGDAIHGIPGLRSQLAVPDVENSMLAADSWSSCYPVSFPTSSFPSENQQYFNPPQDFYMDSISRPHFLDTNYATVDPTDFLPKNGDFPQDSSYLDELSKNNSLFSSPADSLSDIADPKDFLPADSLSHVPTLWDVSTPQQSQIELFSPSTPFPGLNSSSDHVPAVPNTPLLISYQSQAPAEEEDEGEEEETEELGQTETYAEYIPSKSKIGKHHPDLVVETSTLSSVPPPDITYELSLPHSVADKGSLSALQLEAIIYACQQHEVLLPSGQRAGFLIGDGAGVGKGRTVAGIIFENYLKGRKKALWFSVSNDLKYDAERDLKDIEASHIPVHALNKIKYGDTATSEGVLFATYSALIGESQAGGQHRTRLKQILEWCRENFEGVIVFDECHKAKNASSTKMGKAVLDLQNKLPRARVVYASATGASEPKNMIYMSRLGIWGEGTPFRAFDEFLHAIEKRGVGAMEIVAMDMKVSGMYIARQLSFTGVTFRIEEIPLDEKYKAVYDKAAKLWAEALMVFQQAADCIGLESRKSLWGQFWSAHQRFFKYLCIAAKVRRLVQLAQEELDRDKCIVIGLQSTGEARTREVLDENDGHLNCFVSAAEGVFLSLIQKHFPSTKRKREKGTGIKRKRRPRGRCPKALRGPCDPGVVIKISDDSSTDSDMGLDSDLTSSPESLLETDDVIFVDHTFSGCTGEDRGSFHMLPSQKELHGLRELKVEKMKQDLLAKVKALGKELPLNTLDELIDYFGGPEKVAEMTGRKGRVVRRRDGSVQFESRAEQGLSIDHVNLKEKERFMQGEKLVAIISEASSSGISLQADRRVKNQKRRVHMTLELPWSADRAIQQFGRTHRSNQVSAPEYVFLISELAGERRFASIVAKRLESLGALTHGDRRATESRDLSKYNFENKYGAKALDRVLSTILSHTENRVPVPRSYERGEDAFFREMKQGLISVGICCSQMKYGTVSVEKDCSITKFLNRILGLEVDKQNMLFQYFSDTFDYLIEKDKKEGKYDMGILDLAPGVDEIYEESKEVFLTPGHPQDGQVVFYKISVDRGLKWEEAYEKSLKLTGALDGFYLSYKVRGSKYTCLLAEQCRGKNFILYKPNIGKQSQPESLDSLQKKYRRVLPEEAKEHWESSYHFSLKNCNHAVWNKSCKLIQEGKECFQGMRLRHYYMLCGALLRVWSRIAGVMADITSSSYLQIVRLKTKEKKKQVGIKIPESCVHRVREELKQMDEDVKRKHSRLQQAQEQSSPFSLPLHMLPGPGLPLPSLCQDEILDLTYSPPSNSIPDVVLNPETRALCFSSEPSLQPQPQPQPRLPCGFGLAPGLEGSTAPGPSLHEPPALPPLQQPQEDFLQQDGNINFREILEDMLRTFNGPSQENLLPPERQSVIQFSGPFPDF, from the exons GATTCTTCTTACCTCGATGAGCTCTCCAAGAACAACTCCCTGTTCTCGTCCCCCGCGGATTCGCTCTCGGACATCGCGGACCCCAAGGATTTCCTGCCCGCCGACAGCCTGAGCCACGTGCCAACACTCTGGGATGTCAGCACCCCGCAGCAGAGCCAGATCGAG CTGTTCTCACCCAGCACACCATTCCCTGGCCTGAACAGCTCCAGTGACCACGTTCCTGCTGTCCCCAACACCCCTCTCCTCATCAGCTACCAG TCTCAGGCtcctgcagaggaggaagatgaaggtgaggaggaagaaacagaagagtTGGGGCAGACAGAGACCTATGCAGAATATATCCCTTCAAAGT CCAAGATTGGGAAGCACCATCCTGACCTGGTGGTTGAGACAAGCACCCTGTCCAGCGTCCCCCCACCTGACATCACCTACGAGCTTTCCCTGCCCCACTCCGTGGCTGACAAAGGCTCCCtgtctgccctgcagctggaagCCATCATCTATGCCTGCCAG CAACATGAAGTTTTACTGCCCAGTGGGCAGCGAGCTGGGTTCCTGATCGGGGATGGTGCTGGAGTCGGGAAGGGCAGGACTGTTGCAGGCATCATCTTTGAAAATTATCttaaagggaggaaaaaagctctGTG GTTCAGCGTCTCCAACGATCTCAAGTACGATGCTGAGAGAGACCTGAAGGACATCGAGGCCTCCCACATTCCTGTGCATGCTCTGAACAAG ATTAAATACGGTGACACAGCTACCTCAGAAGGAGTCCTCTTTGCCACCTACTCGGCGCTGATCGGTGAAAGCCAGGCCGGGGGACAGCACAGGACACGcttaaaacagattttggaGTGGTGCAGGGAAAACTTTGAGGGAGTT ATTGTGTTTGATGAATGCCACAAAGCCAAAAACGCCAGCTCTACCAAAATGGGCAAAGCAGTGCTGGACCTGCAGAACAAGCTGCCTCGAGCCAGGGTTGTCTATGCCAGTGCCACAg GTGCCTCAGAGCCAAAAAACATGATTTACATGAGCCGCCTGGGGATCTGGGGGGAGGGAACCCCGTTCCGAGCCTTCGATGAGTTCCTGCACGCCATTGAGAAGAG GGGAGTCGGCGCCATGGAGATCGTGGCCATGGACATGAAGGTCAGTGGGATGTACATTGCTCGGCAGCTCAGCTTCACTGGGGTGACCTTCAGGATTGAGGAGATCCCTCTGGACGAGAAGTACAAGGCTGTCTACGACAAGGCAGCCAAGCTG TGGGCAGAGGCCCTGATGGTGTTCCAGCAGGCAGCTGACTGCATCGGGCTGGAGTCTCGGAAGTCGCTGTGGGGTCAGTTCTGGTCGGCTCACCAGCGCTTCTTCAAGTACCTCTGCATCGCCGCCAAGGTGCGGCGCCTCGTGCAGCTggcccaggaggagctggacagggacaag TGCATTGTCATCGGCCTGCAGTCCACGGGGGAGGCTCGCACCAGGGAGGTTCTGGATGAGAACGATGGGCACCTCAACTgctttgtctctgctgcaga AGGCGTCTTTCTATCACTAATTCAGAAGCACTTTCCTTCAAccaaaagaaagagagaaaaaggaactGGCATTAAAAGAAAAC GGAGGCCGAGGGGACGCTGCCCCAAGGCTCTGCGGGGCCCCTGTGACCCGGGGGTCGTCATCAAGATCAGCGatgacagcagcactgactcGGACATGGGGCTGGACAGCGACCTCACCTCCTCCCCAGAGTCCCTGCTGGAGACAGACGATGTCATCTTCGTGGATCACACCTTTAGTGGCTGCACTGGCGAGGacaggg GTAGTTTCCACATGCTGCCTTCCCAGAAAGAGCTGCACGGCCTGAGAGAGCTGAAGGTCGAAAAGATGAAACAGGACCTCCTAGCAAAAGTGAAAGCACTGGGCAAAGAGCTACCTCTCAACACCCTGGATGAGCTGATTGATTATTTTGGGGGCCCGGAGAAGGTGGCTGAG ATGACGGGCAGGAAGGGGCGCGTGGTGCGCCGGCGCGACGGCTCCGTCCAGTTCGAGTCCCGCGCCGAGCAGGGGCTCTCCATTGACCACGTCAacctgaaggagaaggagcgTTTCATGCAGGGGGAGAAG CTCGTAGCGATAATCTCAGAGGCCTCCAGCTCAGGGATCTCTCTCCAAGCAGACAGACGGGTGAAGAACCAGAAGCGCCGGGTGCACATgaccctggagctgccctggagtGCAGACAGGGCCATCCAGCAGTTTG gccGAACGCACCGATCCAACCAGGTCTCTGCCCCCGAGTACGTGTTCCTCAtctcagagctggcaggggaGAGGAGGTTTGCATCCATCGTGGCAAAACGCCTGGAGAGCCTG GGTGCCTTAACTCACGGGGACCGACGGGCCACCGAGTCCCGGGACCTCAGCAAGTACAACTTTGAGAACAag TACGGGGCCAAAGCCCTGGACAGGGTCCTGTCCACCATCCTCAGCCACACGGAGAACAGGGTTCCTGTGCCCAGGAGCTACGAGAGAGGGGAGGACGCCTTCTTCCGTG AAATGAAGCAAGGGCTCATCTCCGTGGggatctgctgcagccagatgAAGTATGGCACTGTCTCCGTGGAGAAGG ACTGCTCCATCACCAAATTCCTGAACCGCATCCTGGGCCTGGAGGTGGACAAGCAGAACATGCTCTTCCAGTATTTTTCTGACACCTTTGACTACCTGATTGAGAAGGACAAGAAGGAGGGCAAATACGACATGGGCATCCTTG ATTTAGCCCCAGGAGTGGATGAGATCTACGAGGAGAGCAAGGAGGTTTTCCTGACCCCAGGGCACCCACAGGATGGGCAGGTTGTGTTCTACAAG ATCAGCGTTGACAGAGGCTTGAAGTGGGAGGAAGCCTATGAGAAGTCACTCAAACTGACAGGAGCCCTCGATGGGTTCTACCTCTCCTACAAG GTGCGAGGCAGCAAATACACCTgtctgctggcagagcagtgccGTGGGAAGAACTTCATCCTCTACAAGCCAAATATTGGGAAGCAAAGCCAGCCTGAGAGCCTGGACAGCCTGCAGAAGAAATACAGGCGG gtgctgcccgAGGAAGCcaaggagcactgggagagcagcTACCACTTCTCCTTGAAGAACTGTAACCATGCTGTGTG GAACAAGAGCTGCAAGCTGATCCAGGAGGGGAAGGAATGCTTCCAGGGCATGCGCCTGAGGCACTATTACATGCTGTGTGGGGCCCTGCTGCGCGTGTGGAGCAGGATTGCTGGAGTCATGGCAGacatcaccagcagcagctaCCTGCAGATCGTGCGCCTCAAGACCaaggagaagaagaaacaaGTTG GGATAAAGATCCCGGAGAGCTGCGTGCACAGGGTGAGGGAGGAGCTGAAGCAGATGGACGAGGATGTGAAGAGGAagcacagcaggctgcagcaggcccaggagcagagctcaccCTTCTCCCTGCCACTGCACATGCTGCCAGGGcctgggctgcccctgccctccctgtgccaggacgAGATCCTGGACTTGACCTACAGCCCTCCCAGCAACAGCATTCCTGATGTGGTGTTGAACCCTGAGACCAGAGCACTCTGCTTCTCCtcagagccctccctgcagccccagccccagccccagcccaggttGCCCTGTGGCTTTGGCCTTGCTCCTGGcctggagggcagcacagcccctggcccCTCGCTGCAcgagccccctgccctgccccccctgcagcagccacaggaggaTTTTCTCCAGCAAGACGGGAATATCAATTTTAGAGAGATCCTGGAGGACATGCTGAGGACATTCAATGGGCCCTCCCAGGAGAACCTGCTCCCCCCAGAACGCCAGAGTGTGATCCAGTTCAGTGGGCCTTTCCCAGACTTCTGA
- the SBNO2 gene encoding protein strawberry notch homolog 2 isoform X2: MDSISRPHFLDTNYATVDPTDFLPKNGDFPQDSSYLDELSKNNSLFSSPADSLSDIADPKDFLPADSLSHVPTLWDVSTPQQSQIELFSPSTPFPGLNSSSDHVPAVPNTPLLISYQSQAPAEEEDEGEEEETEELGQTETYAEYIPSKSKIGKHHPDLVVETSTLSSVPPPDITYELSLPHSVADKGSLSALQLEAIIYACQQHEVLLPSGQRAGFLIGDGAGVGKGRTVAGIIFENYLKGRKKALWFSVSNDLKYDAERDLKDIEASHIPVHALNKIKYGDTATSEGVLFATYSALIGESQAGGQHRTRLKQILEWCRENFEGVIVFDECHKAKNASSTKMGKAVLDLQNKLPRARVVYASATGASEPKNMIYMSRLGIWGEGTPFRAFDEFLHAIEKRGVGAMEIVAMDMKVSGMYIARQLSFTGVTFRIEEIPLDEKYKAVYDKAAKLWAEALMVFQQAADCIGLESRKSLWGQFWSAHQRFFKYLCIAAKVRRLVQLAQEELDRDKCIVIGLQSTGEARTREVLDENDGHLNCFVSAAEGVFLSLIQKHFPSTKRKREKGTGIKRKRRPRGRCPKALRGPCDPGVVIKISDDSSTDSDMGLDSDLTSSPESLLETDDVIFVDHTFSGCTGEDRGSFHMLPSQKELHGLRELKVEKMKQDLLAKVKALGKELPLNTLDELIDYFGGPEKVAEMTGRKGRVVRRRDGSVQFESRAEQGLSIDHVNLKEKERFMQGEKLVAIISEASSSGISLQADRRVKNQKRRVHMTLELPWSADRAIQQFGRTHRSNQVSAPEYVFLISELAGERRFASIVAKRLESLGALTHGDRRATESRDLSKYNFENKYGAKALDRVLSTILSHTENRVPVPRSYERGEDAFFREMKQGLISVGICCSQMKYGTVSVEKDCSITKFLNRILGLEVDKQNMLFQYFSDTFDYLIEKDKKEGKYDMGILDLAPGVDEIYEESKEVFLTPGHPQDGQVVFYKISVDRGLKWEEAYEKSLKLTGALDGFYLSYKVRGSKYTCLLAEQCRGKNFILYKPNIGKQSQPESLDSLQKKYRRVLPEEAKEHWESSYHFSLKNCNHAVWNKSCKLIQEGKECFQGMRLRHYYMLCGALLRVWSRIAGVMADITSSSYLQIVRLKTKEKKKQVGIKIPESCVHRVREELKQMDEDVKRKHSRLQQAQEQSSPFSLPLHMLPGPGLPLPSLCQDEILDLTYSPPSNSIPDVVLNPETRALCFSSEPSLQPQPQPQPRLPCGFGLAPGLEGSTAPGPSLHEPPALPPLQQPQEDFLQQDGNINFREILEDMLRTFNGPSQENLLPPERQSVIQFSGPFPDF, from the exons GATTCTTCTTACCTCGATGAGCTCTCCAAGAACAACTCCCTGTTCTCGTCCCCCGCGGATTCGCTCTCGGACATCGCGGACCCCAAGGATTTCCTGCCCGCCGACAGCCTGAGCCACGTGCCAACACTCTGGGATGTCAGCACCCCGCAGCAGAGCCAGATCGAG CTGTTCTCACCCAGCACACCATTCCCTGGCCTGAACAGCTCCAGTGACCACGTTCCTGCTGTCCCCAACACCCCTCTCCTCATCAGCTACCAG TCTCAGGCtcctgcagaggaggaagatgaaggtgaggaggaagaaacagaagagtTGGGGCAGACAGAGACCTATGCAGAATATATCCCTTCAAAGT CCAAGATTGGGAAGCACCATCCTGACCTGGTGGTTGAGACAAGCACCCTGTCCAGCGTCCCCCCACCTGACATCACCTACGAGCTTTCCCTGCCCCACTCCGTGGCTGACAAAGGCTCCCtgtctgccctgcagctggaagCCATCATCTATGCCTGCCAG CAACATGAAGTTTTACTGCCCAGTGGGCAGCGAGCTGGGTTCCTGATCGGGGATGGTGCTGGAGTCGGGAAGGGCAGGACTGTTGCAGGCATCATCTTTGAAAATTATCttaaagggaggaaaaaagctctGTG GTTCAGCGTCTCCAACGATCTCAAGTACGATGCTGAGAGAGACCTGAAGGACATCGAGGCCTCCCACATTCCTGTGCATGCTCTGAACAAG ATTAAATACGGTGACACAGCTACCTCAGAAGGAGTCCTCTTTGCCACCTACTCGGCGCTGATCGGTGAAAGCCAGGCCGGGGGACAGCACAGGACACGcttaaaacagattttggaGTGGTGCAGGGAAAACTTTGAGGGAGTT ATTGTGTTTGATGAATGCCACAAAGCCAAAAACGCCAGCTCTACCAAAATGGGCAAAGCAGTGCTGGACCTGCAGAACAAGCTGCCTCGAGCCAGGGTTGTCTATGCCAGTGCCACAg GTGCCTCAGAGCCAAAAAACATGATTTACATGAGCCGCCTGGGGATCTGGGGGGAGGGAACCCCGTTCCGAGCCTTCGATGAGTTCCTGCACGCCATTGAGAAGAG GGGAGTCGGCGCCATGGAGATCGTGGCCATGGACATGAAGGTCAGTGGGATGTACATTGCTCGGCAGCTCAGCTTCACTGGGGTGACCTTCAGGATTGAGGAGATCCCTCTGGACGAGAAGTACAAGGCTGTCTACGACAAGGCAGCCAAGCTG TGGGCAGAGGCCCTGATGGTGTTCCAGCAGGCAGCTGACTGCATCGGGCTGGAGTCTCGGAAGTCGCTGTGGGGTCAGTTCTGGTCGGCTCACCAGCGCTTCTTCAAGTACCTCTGCATCGCCGCCAAGGTGCGGCGCCTCGTGCAGCTggcccaggaggagctggacagggacaag TGCATTGTCATCGGCCTGCAGTCCACGGGGGAGGCTCGCACCAGGGAGGTTCTGGATGAGAACGATGGGCACCTCAACTgctttgtctctgctgcaga AGGCGTCTTTCTATCACTAATTCAGAAGCACTTTCCTTCAAccaaaagaaagagagaaaaaggaactGGCATTAAAAGAAAAC GGAGGCCGAGGGGACGCTGCCCCAAGGCTCTGCGGGGCCCCTGTGACCCGGGGGTCGTCATCAAGATCAGCGatgacagcagcactgactcGGACATGGGGCTGGACAGCGACCTCACCTCCTCCCCAGAGTCCCTGCTGGAGACAGACGATGTCATCTTCGTGGATCACACCTTTAGTGGCTGCACTGGCGAGGacaggg GTAGTTTCCACATGCTGCCTTCCCAGAAAGAGCTGCACGGCCTGAGAGAGCTGAAGGTCGAAAAGATGAAACAGGACCTCCTAGCAAAAGTGAAAGCACTGGGCAAAGAGCTACCTCTCAACACCCTGGATGAGCTGATTGATTATTTTGGGGGCCCGGAGAAGGTGGCTGAG ATGACGGGCAGGAAGGGGCGCGTGGTGCGCCGGCGCGACGGCTCCGTCCAGTTCGAGTCCCGCGCCGAGCAGGGGCTCTCCATTGACCACGTCAacctgaaggagaaggagcgTTTCATGCAGGGGGAGAAG CTCGTAGCGATAATCTCAGAGGCCTCCAGCTCAGGGATCTCTCTCCAAGCAGACAGACGGGTGAAGAACCAGAAGCGCCGGGTGCACATgaccctggagctgccctggagtGCAGACAGGGCCATCCAGCAGTTTG gccGAACGCACCGATCCAACCAGGTCTCTGCCCCCGAGTACGTGTTCCTCAtctcagagctggcaggggaGAGGAGGTTTGCATCCATCGTGGCAAAACGCCTGGAGAGCCTG GGTGCCTTAACTCACGGGGACCGACGGGCCACCGAGTCCCGGGACCTCAGCAAGTACAACTTTGAGAACAag TACGGGGCCAAAGCCCTGGACAGGGTCCTGTCCACCATCCTCAGCCACACGGAGAACAGGGTTCCTGTGCCCAGGAGCTACGAGAGAGGGGAGGACGCCTTCTTCCGTG AAATGAAGCAAGGGCTCATCTCCGTGGggatctgctgcagccagatgAAGTATGGCACTGTCTCCGTGGAGAAGG ACTGCTCCATCACCAAATTCCTGAACCGCATCCTGGGCCTGGAGGTGGACAAGCAGAACATGCTCTTCCAGTATTTTTCTGACACCTTTGACTACCTGATTGAGAAGGACAAGAAGGAGGGCAAATACGACATGGGCATCCTTG ATTTAGCCCCAGGAGTGGATGAGATCTACGAGGAGAGCAAGGAGGTTTTCCTGACCCCAGGGCACCCACAGGATGGGCAGGTTGTGTTCTACAAG ATCAGCGTTGACAGAGGCTTGAAGTGGGAGGAAGCCTATGAGAAGTCACTCAAACTGACAGGAGCCCTCGATGGGTTCTACCTCTCCTACAAG GTGCGAGGCAGCAAATACACCTgtctgctggcagagcagtgccGTGGGAAGAACTTCATCCTCTACAAGCCAAATATTGGGAAGCAAAGCCAGCCTGAGAGCCTGGACAGCCTGCAGAAGAAATACAGGCGG gtgctgcccgAGGAAGCcaaggagcactgggagagcagcTACCACTTCTCCTTGAAGAACTGTAACCATGCTGTGTG GAACAAGAGCTGCAAGCTGATCCAGGAGGGGAAGGAATGCTTCCAGGGCATGCGCCTGAGGCACTATTACATGCTGTGTGGGGCCCTGCTGCGCGTGTGGAGCAGGATTGCTGGAGTCATGGCAGacatcaccagcagcagctaCCTGCAGATCGTGCGCCTCAAGACCaaggagaagaagaaacaaGTTG GGATAAAGATCCCGGAGAGCTGCGTGCACAGGGTGAGGGAGGAGCTGAAGCAGATGGACGAGGATGTGAAGAGGAagcacagcaggctgcagcaggcccaggagcagagctcaccCTTCTCCCTGCCACTGCACATGCTGCCAGGGcctgggctgcccctgccctccctgtgccaggacgAGATCCTGGACTTGACCTACAGCCCTCCCAGCAACAGCATTCCTGATGTGGTGTTGAACCCTGAGACCAGAGCACTCTGCTTCTCCtcagagccctccctgcagccccagccccagccccagcccaggttGCCCTGTGGCTTTGGCCTTGCTCCTGGcctggagggcagcacagcccctggcccCTCGCTGCAcgagccccctgccctgccccccctgcagcagccacaggaggaTTTTCTCCAGCAAGACGGGAATATCAATTTTAGAGAGATCCTGGAGGACATGCTGAGGACATTCAATGGGCCCTCCCAGGAGAACCTGCTCCCCCCAGAACGCCAGAGTGTGATCCAGTTCAGTGGGCCTTTCCCAGACTTCTGA